In Bacteroidetes Order II. bacterium, the DNA window CGATCTGGTCTTTTATCGTCGTATTGACTTCTGAGTATCCATAAACAGGCAATATAACTCCTACGCGGGCATAGGGTTTTATTTTATGATTACAGGGAAATCCAACCACAAAAGTCGGTGCTACTTCCGCTGCAATGGCCTTACTCTCTGCCTTCAAATCAAGGAGGGTTGTGGTTCCTGCGGTCACTGTTTTTTGAACCAAGGTCTGAGGTTTTCCTTCAAAATAAGTAACCCCAAATTCAAGGGCGAGGTTTTTATCTAATTTGTAACCCACCGTAAGGCCATACCGGAGACCTTCACCGAACGACCCGTTAAGCGCTTTTTCTGAAACCACCTTGGTTGCGCCCGTTGCAGGATTAACCACCGTCAAAACTGTTTGACGTGGTTCAAAGGAGCCTGCATTTGGAAATTCACCGGGGGATACCGTCACAAACTGACCTGCTGTTGGTTTAAAATACAAGCCTTTTTGACTTTGTGCCTGTATGAAAAGCCCCGAAAAGATCGCGAGGAAGATAAATAATGCACTGAAGCGTTTCATGATCTTGGAATGTTTAAGCCATTTTCTGTTGGCATTATAGAAAAAGATAAATTGAATGTAAAAGTATTAACATTATTTGATGTTTATTAATGAATTTTTTGGATTTTATGTGATTTTGGAATTAATAAAGAGTGTATTTTTGTTGTAATAACAAAAAAATAATAGCGTTAATGTATTTTTGTTTTTGCAATACTTCTTGTGCTCGGCGTGTTGTAGTTAATTTTAATTAAACCCTGTAAGTGTTTTACGTACAGTTAATCAAGAATTTCCCTAAGCACTATTTTAGGCAACATAAAGCACCCGTAACAAGTCACTCTGTGTACGACTTAGCACCTCCATACGATATTTTTGATCATAAGATTGCTTGAGATGATCAAACAGGATTTTAAGATATCAATATTTTTTTATTCTTGTATTATTTGTATAGTACAAGCTGGGATTTCACAATCCGTAGGTTTGTTTCCAAAGACAT includes these proteins:
- a CDS encoding outer membrane beta-barrel protein, which codes for MKRFSALFIFLAIFSGLFIQAQSQKGLYFKPTAGQFVTVSPGEFPNAGSFEPRQTVLTVVNPATGATKVVSEKALNGSFGEGLRYGLTVGYKLDKNLALEFGVTYFEGKPQTLVQKTVTAGTTTLLDLKAESKAIAAEVAPTFVVGFPCNHKIKPYARVGVILPVYGYSEVNTTIKDQIGSVAVTVNPLFKSAELTRTEKVQPNPTLGFIGGLGLDIPFGDRFGLTAELEYRNTPVSSKSKEMTAFSATGTLASGTKIPVTLDQLPYYAKNVVYQDEITESSNVVGHAGFDATKAGNELKSYINIGGLGAVIGLRLKF